Proteins co-encoded in one bacterium genomic window:
- a CDS encoding DUF1501 domain-containing protein: MTWTRRNFLKTSGLGLATVALPGFFPARVRAAGTEPVLVVVFLRGGPDGLNLVVPFADPDYDRLRPSVRVDISAGSANDLDGFFGLHPSLSDLLPIYQAGDLDLIHAVGHTGLGRSHFDAEDFVERAAPGDKHVRQGWLNRLLEIAGSGSSLQGVSYGNSKAASLLGPAQSLVLSSLGGFSIKGSFAAERGAMLEEVYTRDPSSLLGVTGAATFESLEVIGSISTETSEVYPDTRFGGSMREIAALIKADIGIRVVTVNLGGWDHHSDELGRFASGAADLGASLAAFHRDLGADTDRTLTLAMGEFGRVGFENGSNGTDHGTGGVMMALGGGVIGGRVLTRDGWPGLRDQDLFQERDLQPTTDFRDVFAELIERHMNADPGQIIPDFTPQASRYPGLLA, encoded by the coding sequence ATGACGTGGACACGACGAAACTTCCTGAAGACCAGCGGACTCGGACTCGCGACCGTGGCGCTTCCGGGCTTCTTCCCTGCACGCGTACGAGCGGCCGGAACTGAACCCGTGCTGGTGGTGGTCTTCCTGCGTGGCGGGCCCGATGGTCTCAACCTGGTGGTGCCGTTCGCCGACCCGGATTACGACCGCCTGAGGCCGTCGGTCCGTGTCGACATCTCTGCGGGCAGCGCCAATGACCTGGACGGGTTCTTCGGTCTTCATCCCTCCCTTTCCGATCTTCTCCCGATCTACCAGGCTGGGGATCTCGACTTGATCCATGCGGTGGGGCATACCGGCCTGGGCCGATCCCACTTCGATGCGGAGGATTTCGTGGAGCGGGCCGCTCCGGGCGACAAGCACGTTCGCCAGGGCTGGCTCAACCGGCTCCTGGAAATCGCTGGGAGCGGCAGTTCGCTCCAAGGAGTCAGCTACGGCAATTCGAAGGCCGCTTCGCTGCTCGGCCCCGCACAAAGCCTGGTGCTGTCCTCGCTAGGCGGTTTCTCGATCAAAGGGAGCTTCGCCGCGGAGCGTGGGGCAATGCTGGAGGAGGTCTACACTCGCGATCCCAGCAGCCTGCTCGGAGTCACCGGTGCCGCGACCTTCGAGAGCCTCGAGGTCATCGGATCGATCTCCACCGAGACCAGCGAGGTCTATCCCGATACCAGGTTCGGGGGCTCGATGCGCGAGATCGCAGCGCTGATCAAGGCCGATATCGGGATTCGGGTGGTCACGGTGAATCTCGGAGGCTGGGACCACCATTCGGACGAACTCGGCCGATTCGCCAGCGGAGCGGCGGATCTCGGTGCAAGCCTGGCCGCCTTCCATCGCGACCTGGGAGCCGACACGGACCGCACCCTCACGCTTGCGATGGGGGAGTTCGGTCGGGTCGGTTTCGAAAACGGCAGCAACGGAACCGACCATGGAACCGGCGGAGTGATGATGGCCCTCGGCGGCGGTGTCATCGGCGGACGGGTGCTGACCCGCGACGGTTGGCCCGGGCTCCGCGATCAGGATCTGTTCCAAGAGCGCGACCTTCAACCGACGACCGACTTCCGCGACGTCTTTGCCGAATTGATCGAGCGCCACATGAATGCCGACCCCGGGCAGATCATTCCCGACTTCACTCCCCAGGCCAGCCGCTACCCCGGCCTGCTCGCATAG